One window of Triticum dicoccoides isolate Atlit2015 ecotype Zavitan chromosome 5A, WEW_v2.0, whole genome shotgun sequence genomic DNA carries:
- the LOC119300816 gene encoding cation/calcium exchanger 5-like: MASLPYTAAACASVRADPAPGLLNYAAVHSCLLRADRRLSLPVLALLLLLHFRFLAVAAGAHFSPAVSRLASRLRLSPSMAAVTLLALGNGAPDAFASAAALRGEGGLPRAGLAAILSAGAFVSAFVVGAVSLIAAPFAVPPASFTRDVFLYLVAASALFYIYLSAEIFLWQAVGLVLFYVFFVGLVFYMDLGAAGKAVSSAEPEIANGMSRGAMDLPVSVEHQKQRKASLWTVLTKVTRVWDWPVTFLLKLTIPSTLPSEWNKFYVCANICLCPLILLYSFSSFIPLDSRIVFLLPQIRFPLWSVVLLVSFCLALSHFRFEKESPETESIASTLISFVMSVFWISTMAGELLNCLAAIGVIMDLPPAILGMTVLAWGNSVGDLVADVALAKNGQPTIAIAGCFAGPMFNMLVGLGTALVMQTAGVYPKAFVLEFHVGIVVAFVFLLLSLMATLLVVTWARFRVPRFWGYCLTGLYILFTIVSIAIASSSG; this comes from the exons ATGGCCTCCCTCCCATacaccgccgccgcctgcgcctccGTCAGAGCCGACCCCGCCCCGGGACTCCTCAACTACGCAGCCGTCCACTCCTGCCTCCTGCGAGCCGACCGCCGCCTCTCCCTCCCCGTcctcgcgctcctcctcctcctccacttccGCTTCCTCGCCGTGGCCGCGGGGGCCCACTTCTCCCCCGCCGTCTCCCGCCTCGCGTCCCGCCTCCGCCTCTCCCCTTCCATGGCCGCCGTTACGCTCCTCGCGCTCGGAAACGGCGCCCCAGATGCGTTCGCTTCCGCCGCCGCGCTACGCGGCGAGGGCGGGCTGCCCCGGGCCGGGCTGGCTGCCATCCTCTCCGCGGGCGCCTTCGTGTCCGCGTTCGTCGTCGGCGCCGTCTCCCTTATCGCCGCGCCCTTCGCTGTCCCGCCGGCTTCATTCACGCGCGACGTCTTCTTATACCTCGTCGCCGCGTCGGCGCTTTTCTACATCTACCTCagcgctgagatattcctgtggcaGGCCGTCGGGCTCGTGCTCTTCTATGTCTTCTTCGTCGGCTTAGTGTTTTATATGGATTTGGGCGCGGCGGGAAAGGCAGTCAGCTCTGCCGAGCCGGAGATAGCGAATGGCATGAGCCGCGGGGCGATGGACTTGCCAGTCTCAGTGGAGCATCAGAAGCAACGCAAAGCTAGTTTGTGGACGGTGCTCACCAAG GTAACAAGAGTTTGGGATTGGCCTGTGACATTTCTTTTGAAGCTCACGATACCCTCAACGCTTCCTTCTGAATGGAACAAATTTTATGTCTGTGCCAACATCTGTCTATGCCCTCTCATACTACTATATTCTTTTAGCTCATTCATTCCATTGGATAGCCGAATAGTATTTCTTCTCCCTCAAATCCGCTTCCCCCTCTGGTCTGTTGTGCTTCTGGTTAGCTTTTGTTTGGCTCTATCCCACTTCCGTTTTGAGAAAGAATCGCCAGAAACAGAAAGCATTGCAAGTACCCTCATATCGTTTGTAATGAGCGTCTTCTGGATCTCAACCATGGCCGGAGAGCTCCTGAACTGCCTGGCAGCAATTGGAGTTATTATGGATCTCCCTCCAGCTATACTTGGCATGACAGTCTTGGCATGGGGGAATTCTGTCGGTGATCTTGTTGCTGACGTGGCACTGGCCAAGAACGGCCAACCTACAATCGCCATTGCTGGCTGTTTTGCTGGCCCAATGTTCAACATGCTCGTTGGATTAGGAACTGCCCTAGTGATGCAGACAGCAGGAGTGTATCCCAAAGCCTTTGTACTTGAATTCCATGTTGGAATTGTTGTTGCATTTGTGTTTCTTCTTCTGAGCTTGATGGCAACCCTGTTGGTGGTAACCTGGGCCAGATTCCGGGTACCCAGATTCTGGGGCTACTGCCTAACGGGGCTCTACATATTGTTTACCATAGTGAGTATCGCCATTGCGAGCTCTTCTGGATGA